From the Desulfobacterales bacterium genome, one window contains:
- a CDS encoding DUF362 domain-containing protein, translating into MYRVMIETASYDDVRRAVDRAFTLFPLKVAEKTVLVKPNVLRASSAQEGIVTHPALLRAVVEKLETMNPAAIVVGDNPGAVGYGANEASFEETGLMAAAKGYYHNIGNDSRKVAFDSRFMEAVSVSTAVLNADIIISLPKFKTHGLTVMTGAIKNSYGMLPGAQKANLHKLAGTPARFHDLIVEVFRLRIPDFFIVDAIVGMEGNGPASPDLRQIGRILASDNAVALDAVIATMMGMAPERLPFLCKAAREGLGAIDLSKISIIGELQPIPNFKLPPLSGEAILNNSSLQQLLRSKTVVRPHADPDLCTACGTCIDQCPVSALSMRENLPRVDEARCITCFCCQEICPEKAMVLR; encoded by the coding sequence ATGTATCGGGTGATGATAGAAACGGCAAGCTATGACGATGTGCGCCGGGCTGTGGACAGGGCCTTTACGCTTTTTCCACTGAAAGTGGCGGAAAAGACCGTGCTGGTCAAACCAAATGTGCTCAGGGCCTCTTCGGCACAGGAGGGCATCGTTACACATCCGGCGCTGTTGCGGGCGGTTGTGGAAAAGCTTGAGACGATGAACCCGGCTGCCATCGTGGTTGGGGATAATCCGGGGGCTGTCGGCTACGGCGCCAATGAAGCCAGTTTTGAAGAAACGGGCCTGATGGCGGCTGCCAAGGGGTATTATCATAATATCGGCAACGATTCGAGAAAGGTGGCGTTTGACTCCCGGTTTATGGAAGCGGTCAGTGTCTCGACCGCCGTGCTGAATGCGGATATTATCATCAGTTTGCCAAAATTCAAAACCCATGGGCTAACGGTGATGACCGGTGCGATCAAAAACAGCTATGGCATGTTACCCGGCGCGCAAAAGGCCAACCTTCATAAGCTGGCCGGAACGCCGGCGCGTTTTCACGACCTGATTGTCGAGGTTTTCCGGCTCAGGATTCCGGATTTTTTTATCGTGGATGCCATTGTGGGCATGGAGGGCAACGGGCCCGCCTCGCCGGATCTCAGACAGATCGGCCGGATATTGGCCTCGGACAACGCAGTGGCGCTGGATGCCGTTATTGCGACCATGATGGGGATGGCACCCGAGCGGCTGCCGTTTTTATGCAAGGCTGCGCGTGAGGGGCTGGGAGCGATTGATCTGAGTAAAATCAGCATTATCGGTGAATTGCAACCGATTCCAAATTTCAAGCTGCCACCGTTAAGCGGTGAGGCCATTTTGAATAATTCGAGCCTTCAACAGTTGCTTCGCAGTAAAACCGTGGTGCGCCCCCATGCGGACCCGGACCTGTGCACGGCTTGTGGAACGTGCATTGATCAGTGCCCAGTATCCGCGCTGAGCATGCGCGAAAATCTGCCCCGAGTGGATGAGGCGCGATGCATCACCTGCTTTTGTTGCCAGGAGATATGTCCGGAAAAGGCCATGGTGCTGCGATGA
- a CDS encoding radical SAM protein, whose protein sequence is MAANLLLIDPPHKVFGALRLWMPSPGLMALAAYLEEKGIDVDLVDATTLRQPWTELEARLKQNRYEIIGITCSAATFHHDAIHTVRLVRQTLPDALIVSGGGHFTLNAEAILREVPELNVMVMGEAEESFLELFQWAKSGRSGHPDTIRGLAYRKDQGIHFTSPRPLIANLDSLPFPAYHKIDLSSPTYSMHGMGKRTIGLSTSRGCGDRCAYCSEAVLWQSSWRGRSGPLVVEEMRRLHRDYDKSLFVFNENSFNQSRQRNEAFLEALGNSGLKGDFWFQSRVKDILRDKDLLKEFKRLGCYEVMLGVESITPETLKNYTKNQSYEQIREAASLLRENGIMVMTNVMFGDIHDTEESLKQIYRFAKEIGDFLVLCITTPLPGTRYHTQAVKDNRIEETDFSRYNFMTPIMPNAAYTRAQILALQKKYLRLYYTRPVIFWKMLFSANPFIRMAYRLIMRYAWYEARNREWVQSNYEPVPERLLRKEKI, encoded by the coding sequence ATGGCTGCTAATCTGCTTCTCATCGATCCGCCGCACAAGGTTTTCGGGGCGCTGCGGCTCTGGATGCCGTCTCCCGGATTGATGGCATTGGCGGCCTATCTGGAGGAAAAGGGGATTGACGTCGATCTGGTGGACGCTACCACCCTGAGACAGCCCTGGACAGAGCTCGAAGCCCGGCTGAAGCAAAACCGCTACGAGATCATCGGCATTACCTGCTCGGCCGCAACCTTTCACCATGATGCGATTCATACGGTTCGACTGGTCAGGCAAACCCTTCCCGATGCGCTGATTGTGAGCGGCGGCGGGCATTTCACGCTGAATGCCGAGGCCATTTTAAGGGAGGTGCCGGAACTCAACGTCATGGTGATGGGCGAGGCCGAGGAGAGCTTTCTTGAACTGTTTCAATGGGCCAAATCCGGTCGATCCGGCCATCCCGATACCATCCGCGGCCTGGCTTACAGAAAGGATCAAGGGATTCATTTCACCTCCCCAAGGCCCCTGATCGCCAATCTGGACTCCCTGCCCTTTCCCGCCTACCATAAAATCGATCTATCCAGCCCGACCTATTCCATGCACGGCATGGGCAAACGCACCATCGGGCTTTCCACCTCCAGAGGCTGCGGGGACCGGTGCGCCTATTGCAGCGAAGCGGTGCTCTGGCAGTCTTCCTGGCGCGGCCGCAGCGGACCGCTGGTGGTGGAAGAGATGCGCCGGCTTCACCGCGACTACGATAAATCCCTTTTCGTTTTCAATGAAAACTCCTTCAACCAAAGCCGACAACGAAATGAAGCGTTCCTGGAAGCGCTCGGAAATTCAGGGCTTAAAGGGGATTTTTGGTTTCAGTCCCGGGTCAAAGACATTCTTCGGGACAAGGATCTACTCAAGGAATTTAAACGCCTGGGGTGCTATGAGGTGATGCTGGGGGTTGAAAGCATAACGCCGGAAACGCTTAAAAATTATACGAAAAATCAATCCTATGAGCAGATTCGGGAAGCGGCTTCTCTGCTTCGGGAAAACGGCATCATGGTCATGACCAACGTCATGTTCGGCGATATTCATGATACCGAGGAATCCTTGAAGCAAATTTACCGGTTCGCCAAGGAGATCGGAGACTTTCTGGTCTTGTGCATCACCACCCCGCTGCCCGGCACCCGCTATCACACACAGGCGGTAAAAGACAACCGCATCGAGGAAACTGACTTTTCACGCTACAATTTCATGACGCCGATCATGCCCAATGCGGCTTACACGCGGGCGCAAATTCTGGCACTTCAAAAAAAATACCTACGATTGTACTACACAAGACCGGTTATCTTTTGGAAAATGCTTTTTTCCGCCAACCCGTTTATTCGCATGGCGTATCGGCTGATCATGCGCTACGCTTGGTATGAAGCGAGAAACCGGGAGTGGGTACAATCTAATTATGAGCCCGTTCCGGAACGCCTTTTGAGAAAAGAAAAAATATAA
- a CDS encoding nitroreductase family protein, whose translation MIKLVIDPTRCAKENFCIDECPRQIIRLNNETGLPEIKPGHMKYCILCGHCIAVCPHSALEHTQIPKDACPPVDAALAINKAQMIQFFRVRRSARVFKDTPVEKEKIQALIDIAKYAPTANNSQMLEWIVLTDKEQVTGLAATTIEWMRSLIQIGPQAIYSPYVVPLVAAWDKGYDRVLKNAPVLIFATAPAEAFYGMTDSTIALSHLELAAPSVGLSTCWAGLLHRAMVQYEPLRAYVGLSADYPHFYPMMLGYSKHQYHRLPERKPPTIHWR comes from the coding sequence ATGATTAAGTTGGTCATCGACCCGACCCGATGCGCAAAGGAAAACTTCTGTATCGACGAATGCCCCAGGCAAATTATTCGATTAAACAACGAGACCGGTCTTCCGGAAATCAAACCCGGGCACATGAAATATTGCATTCTCTGCGGTCACTGCATCGCGGTGTGCCCCCATTCCGCGCTTGAGCACACGCAGATTCCCAAGGATGCGTGCCCACCCGTTGATGCCGCACTTGCAATTAACAAGGCACAGATGATTCAGTTTTTTCGCGTTAGACGTTCGGCCAGGGTCTTTAAGGATACACCAGTTGAAAAAGAGAAAATTCAGGCGCTCATCGACATCGCCAAATATGCCCCTACGGCCAATAATTCCCAGATGTTGGAATGGATCGTGCTGACGGATAAAGAACAAGTCACCGGACTGGCGGCGACTACCATCGAGTGGATGCGCAGTCTCATTCAAATAGGCCCGCAAGCGATCTATTCGCCCTATGTCGTCCCACTGGTGGCCGCCTGGGACAAAGGCTATGACCGGGTGTTGAAAAATGCGCCGGTATTGATCTTTGCCACGGCGCCCGCGGAAGCCTTTTACGGCATGACCGATTCAACCATTGCTCTGTCGCACCTCGAATTGGCGGCGCCGAGTGTGGGATTGAGTACCTGTTGGGCAGGCTTGCTGCATCGGGCGATGGTTCAATACGAACCCCTGAGGGCCTATGTGGGACTATCAGCGGATTATCCCCATTTTTATCCGATGATGCTCGGTTACTCGAAACATCAGTATCACCGGCTACCGGAACGAAAACCGCCGACCATTCATTGGCGATAA
- a CDS encoding 3-hydroxyacyl-ACP dehydratase FabZ family protein, translating into MNTSETSLSDILRLLPHRDPFLFVDKILSVEDNRRVIAEKHLDPDSGFFAGHFPGHPVMPGVLISEALAQTGGILIGIRLQAEKGVEGLAGKGVFLASVHMKYYQPALPGQTIRLEAELKKEFAGMYLFDVAAFESDKCIAKGSISLAKGELPA; encoded by the coding sequence TTGAACACGTCGGAAACCAGCCTGTCAGATATTCTGCGATTACTCCCCCACCGGGATCCGTTTCTGTTTGTGGACAAAATCTTATCGGTGGAAGACAACCGCCGCGTGATTGCGGAAAAGCACCTTGATCCGGACAGCGGCTTTTTTGCCGGTCATTTTCCGGGGCATCCGGTCATGCCGGGGGTACTGATTTCCGAAGCCCTGGCCCAGACCGGCGGCATTTTAATCGGCATTCGCTTGCAGGCGGAAAAAGGGGTTGAAGGCCTTGCGGGAAAAGGCGTCTTTCTGGCGAGTGTCCATATGAAATATTATCAACCGGCCTTGCCGGGCCAGACGATTCGTCTCGAAGCGGAACTGAAAAAAGAATTCGCCGGCATGTATTTATTCGATGTGGCGGCATTTGAGTCGGACAAATGTATCGCCAAGGGCTCGATATCCCTGGCGAAAGGAGAGCTTCCCGCCTAA
- a CDS encoding CDP-alcohol phosphatidyltransferase family protein has protein sequence MPGRYTIPKKVTAALIYMRPLLVFGGLLCAVAVMWTREPVYYILGVVLLFISMSFDVVDGWFAARFHPYPTLAELADRIMDKLVYSIIFPLVAVGVMWRLVFVTPGHTRTELLHALFILFLCVTVLVRDHFAHFMRGFAIRQGQEPEASELNRLRTMAAAPVGALLYAYAFYLPEGPPSRLYFWISWLGNIPLRGLFLIEIIFLIFNFGSIAGYCRKYGSYCLEELCLGDEKLRRRILTIFPNALTVMNAMMGLLSVFFAYQGRIREAYMILIGAAMFDKLDGSLARKLGLTEPPISEETSKRFSMGGLLDDISDAVSFCIVPAWIFFLCLSGADDPVLKRLPISWIAWLYFLLGITRLIYFTLDRNPIPGFFKGLPTPAAALTVVAPLIMYSQAIPDSPNEARFWGLVCFGLMIAMSLMMNIYPIRFIHYGRFMSRHPVFVSGNLILTFIFVFTPYFGHFVLACLLIYAISPLWTWRITPEVAALESRLKKL, from the coding sequence ATGCCCGGACGATACACTATCCCCAAAAAAGTAACGGCTGCCTTGATCTACATGCGACCGCTGCTGGTATTCGGCGGTTTGCTCTGCGCCGTTGCCGTTATGTGGACGCGTGAGCCGGTATACTATATTCTCGGCGTGGTGCTTCTGTTTATTTCCATGAGTTTTGACGTGGTGGACGGATGGTTTGCCGCCCGCTTTCACCCGTATCCCACCTTGGCCGAGCTCGCCGACCGCATCATGGACAAACTGGTCTATTCCATCATCTTTCCATTGGTTGCGGTCGGGGTCATGTGGCGGCTGGTCTTTGTCACGCCCGGCCATACCCGGACCGAGCTGCTGCATGCGCTCTTTATTCTCTTTCTATGCGTCACGGTGCTGGTTCGCGATCACTTTGCTCATTTTATGAGGGGATTCGCGATTCGCCAAGGCCAGGAGCCCGAAGCGTCCGAATTAAACCGGCTGCGAACCATGGCAGCCGCGCCGGTAGGCGCACTGCTTTATGCCTATGCCTTTTACCTTCCCGAGGGCCCCCCGTCGCGACTCTATTTTTGGATTTCCTGGCTGGGCAATATTCCCCTGCGCGGCCTGTTTTTAATAGAAATTATCTTTCTAATATTCAATTTCGGCTCCATCGCCGGTTATTGCCGAAAATACGGTAGCTACTGCCTGGAAGAGCTGTGCCTGGGGGATGAAAAACTTCGCCGCCGCATTTTGACTATTTTCCCCAACGCGCTCACCGTCATGAATGCCATGATGGGCCTTCTTTCCGTTTTCTTTGCATATCAGGGGCGTATTCGGGAAGCGTACATGATTCTTATCGGCGCGGCCATGTTTGACAAACTCGACGGCTCGCTGGCGCGCAAGCTCGGACTGACCGAACCGCCCATTTCCGAAGAAACGTCCAAACGATTCAGTATGGGGGGGCTCCTTGATGATATCTCCGATGCGGTCAGCTTCTGCATTGTGCCCGCTTGGATTTTTTTCCTGTGCTTGTCTGGAGCCGATGATCCCGTATTGAAGCGCTTGCCGATCAGCTGGATTGCCTGGCTTTATTTCCTTCTGGGCATCACGCGTCTGATTTATTTCACTCTGGATCGTAACCCGATTCCAGGATTTTTCAAAGGCTTGCCGACTCCTGCCGCCGCCTTGACGGTGGTCGCACCGCTCATCATGTATAGCCAGGCCATTCCCGATTCTCCGAATGAAGCCCGGTTCTGGGGTCTGGTCTGTTTCGGCCTGATGATCGCCATGTCGCTCATGATGAATATCTATCCGATTCGCTTTATTCATTACGGCCGGTTCATGAGCCGTCACCCCGTCTTTGTCAGCGGGAACCTCATTTTAACCTTTATTTTTGTGTTTACGCCGTATTTCGGCCACTTCGTTCTGGCGTGCCTGCTGATTTACGCGATCTCCCCCTTGTGGACATGGCGCATCACGCCCGAGGTGGCGGCCCTTGAATCCCGCCTTAAAAAATTGTGA
- the tsaA gene encoding tRNA (N6-threonylcarbamoyladenosine(37)-N6)-methyltransferase TrmO, which produces MRHPKEDIRMTLSPVGFVRSRIKIPMPSAAEEDLDPEARKISIRAFRKEVKTTVSEIVIDSGLNGILDGIEGFSHILVLFWPHLLTPEKRMVRQVHPMGRKDIPKQGVFATRSPARPNPVLISVVSLIEREGNVLRVKGLDAVDGSPVIDIKPYVGSYHDAENPTVPGWMQRLQEDL; this is translated from the coding sequence ATGCGCCACCCGAAAGAAGACATCAGAATGACGCTTTCACCCGTTGGTTTTGTTCGAAGCCGAATCAAAATACCGATGCCTTCGGCAGCGGAAGAGGACCTTGATCCGGAAGCGCGAAAAATAAGTATTCGGGCATTTCGAAAGGAGGTTAAAACCACGGTTTCGGAGATCGTAATTGATTCCGGCCTGAATGGTATTTTAGACGGAATTGAGGGGTTTTCTCATATTCTGGTGCTATTCTGGCCTCACCTTCTGACGCCGGAAAAGCGCATGGTGCGACAGGTTCATCCCATGGGGAGAAAGGATATTCCCAAACAAGGTGTTTTTGCCACCCGCAGCCCGGCCAGGCCGAACCCGGTGTTGATTTCGGTCGTGTCGCTGATCGAACGGGAAGGAAATGTGCTTCGGGTAAAAGGGCTGGATGCCGTGGATGGCAGCCCGGTGATTGACATCAAACCCTATGTGGGCAGCTACCATGATGCGGAAAACCCGACCGTCCCCGGCTGGATGCAGCGCCTTCAAGAGGATCTGTAA
- a CDS encoding glycosyltransferase family 2 protein: MQSNICVIIPAYNAAATVGQVVRGALKHVSCVLVADDGSVDDTGRIALKAGATVITINKNQGKGHALKQLFHLAIEKGFDAAISLDADGQHDPKAIPLFLNAHQAHPEDLILGSRMMEKNKIPGGRYNSMHIARFFVSLAANQYIEDTQCGYRLYPLGLIKKLTLTAERYTTETEILIKAGDTGTLIRQVPIRAIYENNVSHFRPVIDVDDITAYIISYLWVKWLIEGVCANRPYTYTKGGIRDRIGSHKFINGRFQVFTMMTIFPATVFYFLEYVFLSRWIKNNFASIRNLNCGYFVILRATQMLPILLVVTVAEQVLKRIGLRVQLIKPFINRFYPNLWGGAKA; encoded by the coding sequence ATGCAATCCAATATCTGTGTCATAATTCCCGCATATAACGCCGCCGCCACCGTCGGTCAGGTGGTTCGGGGTGCGTTGAAACACGTTTCCTGTGTTTTGGTGGCAGACGACGGGTCTGTCGATGATACCGGCCGAATAGCCTTGAAGGCCGGCGCGACGGTCATTACCATAAATAAAAATCAAGGTAAAGGCCATGCCTTAAAGCAACTCTTTCATTTGGCAATCGAGAAAGGCTTTGATGCTGCAATCAGCCTGGATGCAGATGGTCAGCATGATCCGAAGGCTATTCCGTTATTTTTAAACGCCCATCAGGCACACCCGGAGGATCTGATTCTGGGCTCCAGAATGATGGAGAAAAATAAAATCCCTGGGGGCCGATATAATTCCATGCATATCGCCCGGTTTTTTGTATCCCTGGCCGCCAACCAATATATAGAAGATACCCAATGCGGGTACAGGCTGTATCCGCTGGGTTTGATAAAAAAACTGACCCTGACCGCGGAAAGATATACCACGGAAACCGAAATTTTGATTAAGGCGGGGGACACCGGCACCCTCATTCGACAGGTTCCCATTCGGGCGATATACGAGAACAATGTCAGTCACTTCAGACCCGTGATCGACGTGGATGACATTACCGCTTATATCATCTCCTATTTGTGGGTTAAGTGGCTGATCGAAGGGGTGTGCGCCAATCGGCCCTACACCTATACAAAAGGGGGTATCAGAGACAGAATAGGCAGCCATAAGTTTATTAACGGCCGGTTTCAGGTGTTTACCATGATGACGATTTTTCCGGCGACCGTTTTTTATTTTCTGGAATATGTGTTTCTCTCACGATGGATCAAAAACAATTTTGCATCCATCCGGAATTTAAACTGCGGTTATTTTGTCATCCTGCGCGCCACTCAAATGCTGCCGATACTGCTCGTGGTGACCGTCGCAGAGCAGGTGTTGAAAAGGATCGGCCTTCGGGTTCAACTGATTAAGCCCTTTATCAACCGGTTTTATCCGAATTTGTGGGGAGGGGCGAAGGCTTGA
- a CDS encoding C40 family peptidase: protein MHHIRYCNRFIRLFIILWVAVPLINVTPCYAIEKKQAKFKKSASYKARVQKKAKVPKNYWAGLDPTEIPEADTVFKYLGIPYIRGGTGKKGFDCSGLTQRLYSEIFGLALPHNSYQQSKLNILEEVPLEEDEFEPNDLLFFAYKSKRINHVGIYLADGKFLHASPKGGVKISNMQDPFWQRTLVASRRVKDTVLAKAAGTMAPKAIDGSDVFEDHEISVGYAAALDENLFVNLETFYSGRFTTQHVASAEPFDFYRKGPTQQAAMGHEFWQGIRISADIHPAQWLRITPSLGMLDGPSMADDINRNWQVYGLEAALSPLAYNWSLTLSVRSLLNESYYAAYENAPDTNMGLYFNYRVSDTMGLSVMGNWEGAYLMRETGADDLLRDVRDVSVNLNFSF, encoded by the coding sequence ATGCACCACATACGCTATTGCAACCGTTTTATTCGATTATTCATTATCTTATGGGTCGCAGTGCCTCTAATCAACGTAACCCCTTGTTATGCAATAGAAAAAAAACAAGCCAAATTCAAAAAAAGCGCCTCTTATAAAGCAAGAGTTCAAAAAAAAGCAAAGGTTCCAAAAAATTATTGGGCCGGATTGGACCCGACGGAGATACCTGAAGCCGATACGGTATTTAAATATCTCGGCATCCCTTATATCAGAGGCGGCACCGGCAAAAAAGGGTTTGATTGTTCCGGGTTAACCCAACGGCTTTATTCTGAAATTTTTGGTCTTGCCCTGCCGCATAACTCCTATCAGCAAAGCAAGCTGAATATCTTGGAAGAGGTTCCATTAGAGGAGGACGAGTTCGAACCGAATGATCTGTTATTTTTCGCCTATAAATCGAAACGGATCAATCATGTGGGCATTTATCTTGCCGACGGCAAGTTTTTGCATGCCTCACCGAAGGGCGGCGTCAAAATCTCCAACATGCAGGATCCGTTCTGGCAACGCACACTGGTGGCCTCTCGCAGAGTCAAGGATACCGTGCTTGCAAAGGCTGCTGGAACTATGGCGCCAAAAGCGATAGACGGATCGGATGTGTTTGAAGACCATGAAATTTCAGTTGGATATGCCGCCGCCCTGGATGAAAACCTCTTCGTCAATCTCGAAACATTTTATTCGGGCCGGTTCACGACACAACATGTGGCGTCTGCGGAACCGTTTGACTTTTATCGCAAGGGTCCCACCCAACAGGCGGCCATGGGTCATGAATTCTGGCAGGGGATCAGAATTTCTGCCGATATTCATCCCGCGCAGTGGTTGCGCATCACGCCTTCTCTCGGCATGCTGGACGGGCCTTCGATGGCCGATGACATCAACAGGAACTGGCAGGTCTACGGGCTTGAAGCGGCTCTTTCACCGCTGGCGTACAACTGGTCGCTTACCCTTTCCGTGCGGTCGCTGCTGAACGAGAGCTATTACGCCGCCTACGAAAATGCGCCGGACACAAATATGGGGCTTTATTTCAACTATCGGGTGTCCGACACAATGGGCCTTTCCGTTATGGGTAATTGGGAAGGCGCTTATCTTATGCGGGAAACCGGAGCGGACGATCTGCTTCGAGACGTTCGGGACGTATCGGTTAACCTGAATTTTTCCTTTTAG
- a CDS encoding lysophospholipid acyltransferase family protein: MMNLKVCWYKKLYLALFYVFARTTPRFWQQWQNAAVSPLFFLFWPRIRRALARNLSVILNRPADDPVVIQTARRAVSNYGLYLTDYVQMNRLKRHLLPEQYGAHHMMAALNEGNGAILITPHLGNWELGGVTFAARGKSIYALTLKDTEANVQDFRDSMRASLGIKTVHIDTVDSWGTSIKLATLLRQNEIIAMLGDRWEGGKQVTVRFFGKKTLFPSGAAALALATGAPIIPAFTIMKPRGDYLAWMEAPICVRRIPNVSTLTLLTEKTQELAAVFERIIARYPDQWYHFFDFWEKYGC; the protein is encoded by the coding sequence ATGATGAATTTAAAGGTCTGCTGGTATAAAAAACTCTACCTCGCTCTCTTTTATGTGTTTGCGCGCACAACGCCCCGATTTTGGCAGCAATGGCAAAACGCGGCGGTCTCCCCTTTGTTTTTTCTGTTTTGGCCACGCATTCGCCGGGCGCTTGCCCGCAACCTGTCAGTGATCCTCAACCGTCCCGCCGATGACCCCGTGGTAATTCAGACCGCTCGCCGCGCGGTTTCTAATTACGGCCTTTATCTAACCGATTATGTGCAGATGAACCGGCTTAAACGGCACCTGTTGCCCGAACAATATGGGGCGCACCACATGATGGCGGCATTAAACGAGGGCAACGGCGCCATTTTGATCACCCCTCACCTGGGCAATTGGGAGCTGGGAGGGGTAACCTTTGCCGCACGGGGAAAATCGATCTATGCCCTGACCCTCAAGGATACCGAGGCAAATGTGCAGGATTTCCGGGATTCGATGCGCGCTTCTCTCGGCATCAAAACCGTTCATATCGACACGGTGGACTCCTGGGGAACCAGCATCAAATTGGCAACCCTATTGCGGCAAAATGAAATCATCGCCATGCTCGGGGATCGCTGGGAAGGCGGCAAACAGGTGACGGTGCGGTTTTTCGGTAAAAAGACCCTCTTTCCTTCCGGTGCCGCGGCCCTGGCCCTGGCTACTGGGGCACCGATCATTCCGGCCTTTACCATTATGAAACCCCGGGGGGATTACCTTGCCTGGATGGAAGCACCCATTTGCGTTCGAAGAATACCGAATGTGAGCACGTTAACGCTTCTGACCGAAAAAACGCAGGAACTCGCCGCCGTATTTGAGCGGATTATTGCCCGGTATCCAGATCAATGGTACCACTTTTTTGATTTTTGGGAAAAATATGGCTGCTAA
- a CDS encoding acyltransferase domain-containing protein: protein MGDLSKKPTSALFLFPGQGAQHVGMGKELYGAFAAARDIYDQADSLLGFPLSRLCFKGPEAELFQDINAQLAVYTTSCAIADVLRAAHILPSIVTGYSSGFYAAAYAAGSFDFKTGLKIVRSAGENLLEEGGKTDGAMAAIFGLSREKVAEICRQTGNVVIAIANTAHQIVISGLRSAIASVIETCRAKDALDAYFLPAQTAYHSPFVADSCERFLNEIPDDFFRAATVPIFSYSFLRKVQAPLDIKTCMARQLSQSVLWVDLIKTLRDNGPGHWIEVGPGTMLSRSVRWTDRAIDILHTARVKDIVSVIERMANN, encoded by the coding sequence ATGGGCGATCTCTCAAAAAAACCGACAAGTGCTCTCTTTCTCTTTCCCGGGCAAGGCGCTCAGCATGTGGGTATGGGAAAAGAGCTGTACGGGGCCTTCGCTGCGGCTCGCGACATTTATGATCAGGCGGATTCACTGCTCGGTTTTCCCTTGAGCAGGCTTTGCTTTAAGGGACCGGAGGCCGAATTATTCCAAGATATCAATGCGCAACTGGCCGTATACACAACCAGTTGCGCGATCGCGGACGTACTGCGTGCGGCACATATTTTGCCATCCATCGTTACCGGCTACAGCTCGGGATTCTATGCAGCGGCCTATGCGGCCGGCAGCTTTGATTTTAAAACCGGGCTTAAGATTGTCCGCAGCGCCGGGGAAAATCTACTTGAAGAAGGCGGCAAAACAGACGGCGCCATGGCAGCCATTTTCGGCCTGAGCCGGGAAAAGGTGGCGGAAATATGCCGGCAAACGGGAAACGTCGTCATCGCCATCGCAAACACAGCCCATCAGATAGTGATTTCCGGTCTGCGATCGGCCATCGCTTCGGTCATCGAAACATGCCGGGCAAAGGATGCCCTGGATGCCTATTTTCTGCCGGCCCAAACAGCCTATCACTCCCCGTTTGTCGCGGATAGTTGCGAGCGATTTTTAAATGAAATTCCGGATGATTTTTTTCGTGCCGCCACCGTGCCGATTTTTTCCTATTCATTTTTGCGAAAAGTGCAAGCGCCGCTTGACATAAAAACCTGCATGGCCCGGCAGCTCAGTCAATCCGTGCTTTGGGTGGATCTGATCAAGACCTTGCGAGACAACGGCCCGGGCCACTGGATTGAAGTCGGTCCTGGAACCATGCTGTCCAGATCCGTGCGATGGACCGATCGAGCCATCGATATCCTCCACACCGCCAGAGTGAAAGATATTGTGTCCGTTATTGAAAGGATGGCAAATAATTGA